One Chordicoccus furentiruminis DNA window includes the following coding sequences:
- a CDS encoding VanZ family protein has protein sequence MARSKRRESPEKRAVRRLGLVLFLIYLVCLIYFLFFADWYNHTPGSHIAPQYNLVPFREIRRFLVYRKHFSRMSLFLNLGGNIIGFLPFGFFLPVISRMFRKGWLVTLLGCLMSSCVELVQLVTRTGCCDVDDVILNTLGAAIGYLLFLICDAVRRIVYVR, from the coding sequence ATGGCGCGCAGTAAACGGCGGGAGAGCCCCGAGAAACGGGCTGTCCGCCGTCTGGGGCTCGTCCTGTTCCTGATTTATCTGGTCTGTCTGATTTATTTCCTTTTCTTCGCGGACTGGTACAATCACACCCCGGGAAGTCACATCGCGCCTCAGTACAATCTGGTGCCTTTCCGTGAGATCCGCCGCTTTCTCGTCTACAGGAAGCATTTCAGCAGGATGTCCCTTTTCCTCAACCTGGGCGGCAATATCATCGGCTTCCTCCCGTTCGGTTTCTTTCTCCCGGTGATCAGCCGTATGTTCCGGAAAGGATGGCTGGTGACGCTGCTGGGCTGTCTTATGTCCTCGTGCGTCGAGCTGGTTCAGCTGGTGACCCGGACCGGATGCTGCGATGTCGATGATGTGATCCTGAATACGCTGGGCGCCGCGATCGGCTATCTTCTTTTCCTGATCTGCGACGCGGTGAGGAGAATAGTCTATGTCAGGTAA
- the pyrE gene encoding orotate phosphoribosyltransferase, protein MESYKEEFIHFMVDCGVLRFGSFVTKSGRQTPFFINTGNYQTGSQLRRLGGCYARAIHDAFGLSFDVLFGPAYKGIPLSVAAAMAVSELYGTDLRYCSNRKEVKDHGDKGILLGSRLGDGDRVVIIEDVTTAGTSIKETMPILRAQGDVKPVGLVVSVDRMERGQGTKSALAEIGETYGLRTASIVTMAEVVECLWNREYKGRVVIDDGLKSSIDEYYRQYGAQ, encoded by the coding sequence ATGGAATCTTATAAGGAAGAGTTTATCCATTTTATGGTGGACTGCGGCGTGCTGCGCTTCGGTTCCTTCGTCACCAAGAGCGGACGGCAGACGCCGTTCTTTATCAACACGGGGAATTATCAGACCGGATCCCAGCTCAGACGGCTCGGCGGCTGCTACGCCCGGGCGATTCACGACGCCTTCGGTCTCTCCTTTGATGTGCTCTTCGGACCGGCCTACAAGGGGATTCCCCTGTCTGTGGCCGCGGCGATGGCGGTCAGTGAGCTGTACGGTACGGATCTCCGCTACTGCTCGAACCGGAAGGAAGTGAAGGATCACGGCGACAAGGGGATTCTGCTGGGGAGCCGGCTCGGGGACGGCGACCGGGTCGTGATCATCGAGGATGTGACGACGGCCGGCACCTCCATCAAGGAGACGATGCCGATTCTCCGCGCACAGGGCGATGTGAAGCCGGTGGGGCTCGTCGTGTCCGTGGACCGCATGGAACGGGGGCAGGGAACGAAGAGCGCGCTCGCCGAGATCGGAGAGACCTACGGCCTCCGCACCGCGTCGATCGTCACGATGGCGGAAGTGGTGGAATGCCTCTGGAACAGGGAGTACAAGGGTCGGGTTGTCATCGACGACGGGCTGAAGTCGTCCATCGACGAATACTACCGGCAGTATGGCGCGCAGTAA